A genomic window from Lentibacter algarum includes:
- the rsmI gene encoding 16S rRNA (cytidine(1402)-2'-O)-methyltransferase: MNHKEIVLEPMLYLVATPLGTARDITLRTLDVLASADMLAAEDTRTLKKLMEIHGIALKDRPVIAYHDHNGDRARPKILNALAAGQSVAYASEAGTPMIADPGYHLVREVQAKGYGVTSLPGPSAVITALTLGGLPTDTFTFAGFLPNSKAARRKALKSYESAAGTLVFYESPKRIAAMISDAADVLGSEREGRICRELTKKFEEVIAGTLGELSERLAGSTLKGEIVMLIGKGTVEEMSHDVLVSELKALMQDMSLRDAADRLAEDTGIKRREIYQIGLELQKA; encoded by the coding sequence GTGAATCATAAAGAAATCGTTCTGGAGCCTATGCTCTATCTCGTCGCGACTCCTTTGGGCACCGCGCGGGATATAACTTTGCGCACATTGGATGTTCTTGCGAGCGCGGATATGCTTGCTGCGGAAGATACTCGAACCCTTAAAAAACTCATGGAAATCCATGGGATAGCTCTTAAGGATCGGCCTGTGATTGCATATCATGATCACAACGGGGATCGTGCCCGCCCAAAAATTCTGAATGCCTTGGCAGCTGGGCAATCTGTCGCTTACGCCTCAGAGGCCGGAACGCCTATGATTGCAGATCCTGGGTACCATCTGGTCCGTGAGGTTCAGGCCAAAGGCTATGGCGTTACGTCTTTGCCTGGTCCTTCGGCTGTCATAACGGCGCTTACGCTAGGTGGGTTGCCGACCGATACATTTACATTCGCGGGCTTTTTGCCAAACAGCAAAGCAGCCCGGCGCAAGGCGTTGAAGTCTTATGAGAGTGCTGCCGGAACTTTGGTGTTCTACGAATCCCCCAAGCGCATCGCTGCAATGATCAGTGATGCTGCAGACGTCTTGGGCAGTGAGAGAGAAGGCCGAATTTGCCGAGAGTTGACCAAAAAATTTGAGGAAGTGATTGCAGGCACTTTAGGGGAGTTGTCCGAACGGCTGGCTGGAAGCACTCTGAAAGGCGAAATTGTCATGTTGATTGGCAAGGGCACGGTGGAAGAGATGAGCCATGATGTACTGGTTTCTGAGCTGAAGGCATTGATGCAGGACATGAGCCTGCGGGACGCCGCGGATCGGCTGGCAGAAGACACGGGTATCAAGCGGCGTGAAATCTATCAGATTGGTCTTGAGCTTCAAAAAGCTTAG
- a CDS encoding YraN family protein yields the protein METKILPKKTTSARQRGATAYHAGLAAESIAQRHYEQAGYTLLVQRWRGKAGEIDLIFSKNDETVFVEVKRARDFSQAVERIGPAQMVRIATAAEEYAARLPKGLLSSMRIDVALVNGTGACHVVKNAFGA from the coding sequence ATGGAAACTAAAATTTTACCCAAAAAAACAACAAGTGCGCGCCAGCGAGGCGCGACAGCATATCATGCAGGTCTCGCCGCGGAGTCCATTGCACAGCGTCATTATGAGCAGGCTGGCTACACGCTTTTGGTGCAACGCTGGCGTGGCAAAGCAGGCGAGATTGATTTGATCTTTTCGAAAAACGACGAGACTGTTTTTGTCGAAGTGAAGCGGGCTCGTGATTTTTCGCAAGCGGTTGAGCGTATTGGCCCAGCTCAGATGGTTCGAATAGCTACCGCTGCAGAGGAGTATGCGGCCAGATTACCAAAAGGTCTTCTCAGCTCGATGCGTATTGATGTGGCTTTGGTCAATGGCACTGGCGCGTGCCATGTGGTCAAAAATGCTTTTGGTGCTTGA
- the gshB gene encoding glutathione synthase: MKIAFQMDPIGPININADSSFRIAEEAQARGHDLFYYTPERLSYREGRVLARGWPLTVRRKEGDHFTLGEETEVDLSTFDVVWLRQDPPFDMFYITTTHILDRIHPKTLVVNDPFWVRNFPEKLLVLDFPDLTPPTMIARDLEDLKAFKAEHQDVILKPLYGNGGAGVFRLTPEDRNLASLYELFTANSREPLIMQKFLPDVSNGDKRVILVDGEPVGAINRVPAAGETRSNMHVGGRPEKVGLTKRDLEICARIGPLLKEKGQVFVGIDVIGDYLTEINVTSPTGIQELERFDGVNIAEKIWEAIEARRA; encoded by the coding sequence ATGAAAATCGCTTTCCAAATGGACCCTATCGGGCCGATTAATATCAATGCTGACAGCAGCTTTCGGATTGCCGAAGAGGCCCAAGCGCGCGGACATGACCTGTTTTACTACACCCCCGAGCGACTAAGCTATCGTGAAGGGCGCGTTTTGGCGCGCGGTTGGCCTTTGACAGTGCGTCGCAAAGAGGGCGACCACTTTACGCTGGGCGAAGAAACCGAAGTGGATCTCTCTACATTTGATGTGGTTTGGCTGCGCCAAGACCCACCTTTTGATATGTTTTATATCACGACAACGCATATTTTGGACCGGATTCATCCGAAAACACTTGTGGTGAATGATCCGTTTTGGGTGCGAAACTTTCCTGAGAAGCTTCTGGTGCTCGACTTCCCCGATCTAACACCACCTACCATGATTGCACGCGACCTCGAAGATTTGAAAGCCTTTAAGGCTGAGCATCAAGACGTGATCCTCAAGCCGCTCTATGGCAACGGGGGAGCCGGCGTTTTCCGTCTGACTCCTGAAGATCGTAACCTTGCTTCATTGTATGAGCTTTTCACGGCCAATAGTCGTGAACCTTTGATCATGCAGAAATTTTTGCCCGATGTCTCCAATGGCGACAAACGTGTCATCTTGGTGGACGGTGAGCCGGTGGGTGCAATCAACCGCGTGCCCGCTGCGGGCGAAACACGCTCCAATATGCACGTCGGTGGGCGGCCTGAAAAGGTAGGCTTGACCAAGCGTGATCTTGAGATTTGTGCCCGTATTGGTCCGCTTCTCAAAGAGAAAGGACAGGTTTTCGTTGGGATCGATGTGATCGGTGACTATCTCACCGAAATCAACGTGACCTCGCCTACAGGCATTCAGGAGCTTGAAAGATTTGACGGAGTGAACATCGCTGAGAAGATCTGGGAAGCAATTGAAGCGCGACGGGCCTAG
- a CDS encoding YifB family Mg chelatase-like AAA ATPase, protein MVSRTYTVAFEGVEARPVEVQCAVTPGLPAFSIVGLPDKAVSEARDRVRAALSALSIALPSKRLTINLSPADLPKEGSHFDLPIALALLAALGILPDDAVETVTSLGELSLDGALVPVIGALPAALAAAEAGRCLICPEASGAEAAWVDAANVIAPSSLLHAIQHLTGQMPLPPAQPGEVRADSGERDLRDVKGQERAKRALEIAAAGRHHMIMIGTPGSGKSMLAARMPSILPPLSAAEALETSMIHSLSGLIEEGGISRLRPFREPHHTASMAAIVGGGRSAKPGEISLAHNGVLFMDEFPEFPRAVLETLRQPIETGEVVVSRANAHVRYPCRFLLIAAANPCKCGYLFDPARACARVPMCGEDYLGRISGPLMDRFDIRIDVPPVSLSDLDLPAGGTSSAEVSQNVALARAIQAERFANVTTMHLNADAEGTVLEEIAAPDEEGRSFLLKAADKFGLTARGYHRILRVARTIADLAGSSAVRKPHIAEAVSFRVNGTAGD, encoded by the coding sequence ATGGTTTCAAGAACATATACAGTGGCTTTCGAAGGGGTCGAAGCGCGCCCTGTCGAGGTTCAATGTGCCGTAACACCAGGCCTACCAGCGTTTTCAATTGTAGGATTGCCCGATAAAGCTGTTTCAGAGGCACGCGACCGCGTGCGCGCCGCGCTTTCTGCCCTTTCAATCGCCCTACCCTCCAAACGCCTCACAATAAATCTTTCACCCGCTGATCTACCCAAAGAGGGAAGTCACTTTGACCTGCCTATCGCATTAGCGCTTCTGGCGGCTCTTGGGATTTTGCCGGACGATGCCGTAGAAACAGTCACGTCTCTGGGCGAATTGTCACTTGATGGTGCACTTGTGCCCGTGATTGGTGCTTTGCCTGCTGCACTGGCGGCAGCTGAAGCAGGGCGCTGCCTGATTTGCCCAGAGGCCTCTGGTGCAGAAGCGGCATGGGTTGACGCAGCCAATGTTATCGCACCGTCTTCTTTGCTGCATGCAATCCAGCATCTGACAGGACAGATGCCCCTGCCCCCAGCTCAACCCGGAGAGGTACGTGCCGACAGCGGCGAACGTGATCTGCGGGATGTCAAAGGGCAGGAACGCGCAAAACGCGCACTCGAAATAGCTGCAGCTGGGCGCCATCACATGATCATGATTGGCACACCTGGTTCTGGAAAATCTATGCTTGCTGCACGCATGCCCTCTATTCTGCCACCGCTCAGCGCGGCCGAAGCTCTAGAAACATCAATGATACACTCTCTTTCAGGCCTTATAGAAGAAGGTGGCATCTCGCGCCTTCGCCCTTTTCGCGAACCGCATCACACAGCCTCAATGGCCGCCATTGTGGGCGGAGGACGCAGCGCCAAGCCAGGGGAAATAAGCCTCGCCCACAATGGTGTGTTGTTTATGGATGAGTTTCCCGAGTTCCCCCGCGCCGTTCTCGAGACCTTGCGTCAGCCCATCGAGACAGGTGAAGTTGTCGTGAGCCGCGCCAATGCACATGTTCGCTACCCCTGCCGGTTTTTACTGATCGCGGCGGCAAACCCTTGTAAATGTGGCTATCTCTTCGATCCTGCCCGCGCCTGTGCACGCGTGCCAATGTGCGGTGAGGATTATCTTGGACGCATTTCAGGCCCACTGATGGATCGTTTTGACATTCGCATTGATGTTCCCCCCGTTTCTTTGAGCGACCTTGATTTGCCAGCAGGTGGCACCAGTTCTGCTGAAGTGTCCCAAAATGTCGCCCTCGCCCGTGCTATCCAGGCTGAACGATTTGCAAATGTGACAACGATGCATCTCAACGCTGATGCGGAGGGAACGGTGTTAGAAGAAATCGCCGCACCCGACGAAGAGGGGCGCAGCTTTTTACTTAAGGCAGCCGATAAATTTGGTCTAACAGCGCGCGGGTATCATCGCATCTTGCGGGTTGCGCGTACAATTGCCGATCTAGCCGGCAGCAGCGCTGTGAGAAAACCCCATATCGCCGAAGCAGTTAGCTTTAGAGTGAATGGTACCGCAGGGGATTAA
- a CDS encoding glutathione S-transferase produces the protein MTYDLYIGDKAFSSWSLRGWLMLEHFGLPYRAHAVGLYDGTMAADLAALSPARTVPALLCEDGAVLFDSMAMAEELATRHPEAQLWPAEPKARALARSITAEMHAGFSALRNECPMQLFHQWVGFEPTAEVRKDLARFEVLFSHTRQIKLEGPWLFGAYSLADAFYAPLMARIAGYALPVCADVSTYVATTLADSAFQQWRSEGIAKTYEPFPYPQPLKKTEWPTAHV, from the coding sequence ATGACGTATGATTTATACATTGGTGACAAAGCCTTTTCGAGCTGGTCTTTGCGCGGCTGGCTCATGTTGGAACATTTTGGGCTGCCCTACCGTGCCCATGCCGTAGGACTCTACGACGGAACGATGGCTGCAGACCTTGCTGCGCTGTCCCCAGCGCGCACTGTGCCTGCTCTGCTCTGTGAAGACGGCGCAGTGCTCTTTGACAGTATGGCAATGGCCGAAGAGCTTGCGACACGTCATCCTGAAGCACAGCTCTGGCCTGCCGAGCCCAAGGCCCGCGCTCTCGCCAGATCGATCACAGCAGAAATGCATGCGGGGTTTTCGGCCTTGCGCAACGAGTGCCCCATGCAACTCTTTCATCAATGGGTTGGATTTGAACCAACGGCGGAGGTACGCAAAGACCTTGCACGCTTTGAAGTGCTCTTCAGTCATACCAGACAAATAAAACTTGAAGGGCCTTGGTTATTTGGTGCCTATTCGCTTGCTGATGCGTTTTATGCACCACTCATGGCGCGCATTGCTGGCTATGCGTTGCCTGTGTGTGCGGATGTTTCAACCTATGTTGCAACAACACTTGCAGATTCAGCCTTTCAGCAGTGGCGCTCAGAAGGCATTGCGAAAACATACGAGCCGTTCCCCTACCCCCAACCACTCAAAAAAACTGAGTGGCCCACGGCTCACGTCTAA
- a CDS encoding ChaN family lipoprotein: protein MKQIALFVFILCFGPVALADQTDFLPKANVYVIGEIHDNMDHHVRQAELTAAIMPKALVFEMLSAEDAQAIGPEKRRDVNALQALNWWERGSDVGTHYAPILLAAPEALVFGAHVSRERVHTAMLQGAASYFGVQSEIYGLSASLGDEEQAAREAYQLAAHCDALPAEILPIMVDVQRLRDAELARATAQALTKTDGPVVVITGNGHARKDWGMSVYLTKARADLLVYSIGQGETGLMPEGVFDEVRYSPAASRDDPCAAFSKD from the coding sequence ATGAAACAGATTGCCCTTTTCGTTTTCATCCTATGTTTTGGTCCAGTGGCTCTGGCAGACCAAACGGATTTTTTGCCCAAGGCGAATGTCTATGTCATTGGCGAAATTCATGACAATATGGATCATCATGTGCGCCAAGCGGAATTGACAGCGGCGATCATGCCTAAAGCTTTGGTGTTTGAAATGCTCTCCGCCGAAGATGCGCAGGCGATTGGCCCTGAAAAACGTCGCGACGTGAATGCTCTTCAGGCTCTGAACTGGTGGGAGCGGGGCTCAGATGTCGGTACACATTACGCACCCATTTTACTGGCTGCGCCAGAAGCGCTGGTCTTTGGAGCTCATGTGAGCCGAGAGAGGGTGCATACCGCTATGCTGCAGGGGGCCGCGAGCTATTTTGGTGTTCAGTCAGAAATTTACGGCTTGAGTGCGTCATTGGGCGATGAAGAACAAGCGGCCCGTGAAGCGTATCAACTGGCGGCGCATTGTGATGCCTTGCCGGCCGAAATATTGCCCATCATGGTCGATGTCCAACGCTTGCGGGATGCAGAGCTCGCACGCGCAACCGCTCAGGCGCTTACAAAGACAGATGGCCCCGTTGTGGTGATAACCGGAAATGGCCATGCTCGAAAAGACTGGGGAATGTCTGTTTACCTTACTAAGGCAAGGGCAGACCTGTTGGTTTATTCGATCGGTCAGGGCGAAACGGGACTTATGCCAGAGGGCGTGTTTGACGAAGTCAGATACAGCCCAGCAGCCTCACGTGATGACCCGTGTGCCGCTTTCTCCAAAGATTGA
- the coaBC gene encoding bifunctional phosphopantothenoylcysteine decarboxylase/phosphopantothenate--cysteine ligase CoaBC — protein MLAGKRILLIIGGGIAAYKCLDLIRRLKERGACVTPVLTRAAQEFVTPLSVSALAGEKVYTDLFDLTDEAEMGHIQLSRVADLVLVAPATADLMAKMAGGHANDLATTLLMATDTPVMIAPAMNLRMWEHAATQRNLATLLGDKVQVIGPNNGDMACGEHGPGRMSEPMEIVAAVELALSDGPLRGKRVLVTSGPTHEPIDPVRYIANRSSGAQGTAIASALASLGAEVVFVTGPADVAPPSGVKVVAVQSAAEMLQAVQNALPVDAGVFAAAVADWRVKRESNSKIKKQDGKLPILEFAENPDILAEVSQMKKDRPGLVVGFAAETDDVIANATAKRKRKGCDWIVANDVSPETGIMGGTENAVHLITDDGVEDWPRMGKGEVARQLAERIAAALG, from the coding sequence ATGCTGGCTGGCAAAAGAATATTGCTTATTATCGGCGGCGGTATCGCGGCGTATAAATGCCTCGATCTCATTCGTCGTTTGAAAGAACGTGGCGCATGCGTAACGCCCGTTTTGACACGCGCAGCGCAGGAGTTTGTTACGCCCCTCTCGGTTTCAGCTTTGGCGGGCGAGAAAGTCTACACTGATCTCTTTGATCTGACAGATGAGGCCGAGATGGGCCATATCCAGCTGAGCCGTGTAGCCGACCTTGTACTTGTTGCCCCAGCCACGGCAGATCTCATGGCTAAGATGGCAGGCGGCCATGCCAATGATCTTGCGACAACGCTTCTGATGGCAACAGACACCCCTGTGATGATTGCTCCCGCTATGAATTTGCGGATGTGGGAGCATGCTGCAACACAGCGCAACCTCGCCACTCTGCTGGGCGATAAAGTCCAGGTTATCGGTCCGAACAATGGCGATATGGCCTGTGGCGAGCATGGCCCGGGGCGCATGTCCGAGCCCATGGAAATTGTCGCGGCTGTTGAGCTCGCGCTCTCTGACGGTCCGCTCAGAGGCAAGCGCGTTCTCGTTACATCAGGCCCCACGCATGAGCCGATCGACCCGGTGCGCTATATCGCCAATCGCTCTTCAGGGGCGCAAGGCACGGCGATAGCCTCTGCTCTTGCAAGCCTTGGCGCAGAGGTTGTCTTTGTTACAGGCCCCGCCGATGTGGCGCCGCCTTCGGGTGTTAAGGTTGTCGCGGTTCAGAGTGCTGCTGAGATGCTTCAGGCTGTGCAAAACGCTTTGCCTGTTGACGCTGGCGTTTTTGCCGCCGCTGTGGCCGACTGGCGGGTAAAGCGCGAGAGCAACTCCAAGATCAAAAAACAGGACGGCAAGCTGCCGATTCTCGAATTCGCCGAAAACCCTGACATTCTGGCTGAAGTGAGCCAAATGAAAAAGGACCGCCCAGGGCTTGTCGTTGGTTTTGCAGCAGAGACTGATGATGTGATCGCCAACGCCACAGCGAAACGCAAACGCAAGGGATGCGACTGGATTGTTGCCAATGATGTCAGTCCCGAAACAGGCATCATGGGAGGCACAGAAAACGCGGTGCATCTGATTACGGATGACGGTGTGGAAGACTGGCCGCGCATGGGCAAGGGCGAGGTGGCGCGCCAGCTTGCAGAGCGGATCGCTGCAGCTCTGGGTTGA
- the dut gene encoding dUTP diphosphatase, protein MITVKFIWDEEADCGLGLPAYESAGAAGADLRANFADRGEITLEVGARTLVPTGLRLEIPQGYEVQLRPRSGLALKHGITLLNSPGTIDADYRGPLGVIMMNAGSEPFTVKHGERIAQMVVAPVVQARFELSDALSDTARGTGGFGSTGRS, encoded by the coding sequence GTGATCACTGTAAAGTTCATTTGGGATGAGGAGGCGGATTGCGGCTTGGGCCTGCCTGCTTACGAGAGTGCAGGTGCCGCTGGGGCGGACCTTCGTGCGAACTTTGCAGACCGTGGTGAGATCACCCTTGAGGTGGGCGCGCGCACGCTTGTGCCCACGGGGCTTAGGCTTGAGATTCCGCAAGGTTATGAGGTGCAGCTGCGCCCGCGCTCGGGGCTGGCGTTGAAGCACGGTATCACCTTGCTCAACAGTCCAGGCACGATAGATGCCGATTATCGCGGACCACTCGGAGTGATCATGATGAACGCAGGCTCGGAGCCTTTCACCGTCAAACACGGCGAGCGCATCGCACAGATGGTGGTTGCCCCTGTGGTGCAGGCGCGTTTCGAGCTGTCCGACGCACTTTCTGACACCGCCCGCGGCACAGGCGGCTTTGGCTCGACAGGGCGCAGCTGA
- a CDS encoding HesA/MoeB/ThiF family protein gives MALAVLGVMAMIWALGRRLRWPKVMVWGLIVLVYGAALGFQFVVDGGNPAPWAIVGGIVALVAAYAFGLSRLKSRVKLEPETKSQGTFREAELERYARHIVLREFGGPGQKKLKNAKVLVIGAGGLGSPVLMYLAAAGVGTIGVIDDDMVDHSNLQRQVIHRDEAIGTSKVHSAAEAMRALNPYIEVRPYQRRLTAELAEALFAEYDVILDGTDNFTTRYLSNATAVALGKPLVSGALAQWEGQLSVFDPARGGPCYQCIFPEAPVDGLAPSCAEAGVVAPLPGVIGTMMALETVKVITGAGHILRAEMLIYDGLYGESRKIKLAARKDCPICHGEIA, from the coding sequence ATGGCGCTGGCTGTTCTTGGTGTCATGGCAATGATCTGGGCTCTAGGTAGACGATTGCGCTGGCCGAAGGTCATGGTCTGGGGGCTTATTGTGCTGGTCTATGGGGCGGCACTTGGGTTTCAGTTTGTTGTGGACGGCGGCAATCCTGCGCCATGGGCTATCGTTGGAGGGATTGTGGCACTGGTGGCGGCTTATGCCTTTGGCCTTTCGCGCCTCAAATCTCGTGTGAAACTTGAACCCGAAACCAAATCACAAGGCACATTCCGCGAGGCCGAGCTTGAGCGCTATGCACGCCATATTGTTTTGCGCGAGTTTGGTGGACCAGGACAGAAAAAGCTCAAAAACGCCAAGGTGCTCGTGATCGGCGCAGGCGGTCTTGGCTCACCAGTACTGATGTATCTTGCGGCAGCGGGCGTTGGTACAATCGGGGTGATCGATGACGACATGGTCGATCACAGCAACCTGCAGCGCCAGGTGATCCACCGCGACGAGGCGATTGGCACGTCCAAGGTCCACTCCGCTGCTGAGGCCATGCGCGCGCTCAATCCGTATATTGAGGTACGCCCCTACCAGCGCCGTCTCACAGCCGAGCTCGCTGAGGCGCTTTTTGCAGAATATGATGTGATCCTTGATGGAACCGACAATTTCACTACGCGCTACTTGAGCAACGCGACTGCCGTGGCCCTTGGGAAGCCGCTTGTCTCAGGTGCTTTGGCTCAATGGGAGGGGCAGCTTTCGGTCTTTGATCCGGCGCGCGGCGGGCCCTGCTACCAATGTATTTTCCCCGAGGCGCCCGTAGACGGGCTCGCGCCATCTTGTGCTGAGGCCGGCGTGGTCGCACCCTTGCCCGGGGTGATTGGAACGATGATGGCGCTAGAGACTGTCAAGGTTATTACCGGCGCGGGCCATATCCTGCGTGCCGAAATGCTGATTTATGACGGGCTTTATGGCGAAAGCCGCAAAATCAAACTCGCTGCGCGCAAAGACTGTCCTATCTGTCATGGCGAGATAGCCTGA